One part of the Sorangiineae bacterium MSr11954 genome encodes these proteins:
- a CDS encoding protein kinase, protein MQAEANLDQTVLDIIDARVGTVIRNKWRVDALLGTGGMAAVYAATHRNGNRVALKVLHLQLSIDQSLCQRFKREGYAANSVQHPGVVRVLDDDVTEDGAAFLVMELLDGETAADRAERLGGRLPIQDVMPIIDGVLDVLDTAHAGGIVHRDIKPENIFFTRDRRVKLFDFGIARLRDGGSASHLSHTASAMGTPAFMPPEQALGHMDKVDALSDVWATGATMYTLLSGHLVHEYDTANEVLIAAATRSAASLGTVAPDVPPEIVEIVDRALSYEKKGRWSSAKAMQHALRNAVDSLASSWGRISLVEPAEASGSHPRVLMPRESATEIVPQSAALFRPPTPAGGLRPGPNRPASPDTTAPSTEKPHPSAANSSSFKAAIDPEAAPDEAARRRSGLHRAKVAAIWAVFLVLVALCGMVFLAMGRVAGPQPKVTSSVPLAVPSPTAAEPPRPHPADLELTNADLPPASASPEAAPGAGGLDDPGKPATKAPRARTRKPSDSKAAPAEPPREKSWLDRRK, encoded by the coding sequence GTGCAGGCCGAGGCAAACCTCGATCAGACTGTGCTCGACATCATCGACGCGCGGGTCGGCACAGTCATTCGAAACAAATGGCGTGTCGATGCCCTGCTCGGAACGGGCGGGATGGCGGCCGTGTACGCTGCGACGCATAGGAACGGCAACCGCGTCGCGCTCAAGGTGCTCCACCTGCAGCTGTCGATCGATCAGTCGCTCTGCCAAAGGTTCAAGCGCGAAGGGTACGCGGCCAACTCCGTGCAGCACCCGGGCGTGGTGCGCGTCCTCGACGACGACGTGACCGAGGACGGCGCGGCCTTCCTGGTCATGGAGCTGCTCGACGGCGAGACCGCCGCCGATCGCGCGGAGCGACTTGGCGGTCGGCTGCCCATCCAAGACGTCATGCCCATCATCGATGGCGTGCTCGACGTGCTCGACACCGCCCACGCGGGCGGGATCGTCCACCGCGACATCAAGCCGGAAAACATCTTTTTTACCCGCGACCGCCGGGTGAAGCTGTTCGACTTTGGAATCGCGCGCCTGCGTGACGGTGGTTCGGCATCGCACCTATCGCATACCGCATCGGCCATGGGGACACCGGCCTTCATGCCGCCCGAGCAAGCGCTCGGACACATGGACAAGGTCGATGCGCTCTCCGACGTATGGGCAACAGGTGCGACGATGTATACGCTCCTGTCGGGTCATCTGGTGCACGAGTACGACACCGCCAACGAGGTGCTGATCGCCGCCGCCACCCGCTCGGCCGCGTCGCTCGGCACCGTCGCGCCCGACGTGCCGCCCGAGATCGTCGAGATCGTCGATCGCGCGCTCTCGTACGAGAAGAAGGGGCGCTGGTCGAGCGCCAAGGCCATGCAGCACGCCCTGCGCAACGCCGTCGACTCGCTGGCGTCCTCGTGGGGACGCATTTCGCTGGTGGAGCCGGCGGAGGCGAGCGGCAGCCACCCGCGCGTGCTCATGCCGCGCGAATCGGCCACGGAGATCGTGCCGCAGTCGGCTGCGCTCTTCCGTCCCCCGACCCCTGCGGGAGGCCTGCGCCCCGGGCCCAACCGGCCCGCGAGCCCCGACACCACGGCGCCCTCCACCGAGAAGCCGCACCCGAGCGCCGCCAACAGCTCTTCGTTCAAGGCGGCGATCGATCCCGAGGCGGCGCCCGACGAAGCCGCGCGCAGGAGGTCGGGCCTCCATCGGGCGAAGGTCGCGGCCATCTGGGCGGTGTTTCTGGTGCTGGTGGCGCTCTGCGGGATGGTGTTTCTCGCCATGGGAAGGGTGGCCGGCCCGCAGCCGAAGGTGACCTCGTCGGTGCCGCTGGCGGTCCCCAGCCCCACGGCGGCCGAGCCCCCGCGCCCGCACCCGGCCGATCTGGAGCTCACCAACGCCGATCTCCCTCCCGCGAGCGCCTCGCCCGAGGCTGCGCCCGGGGCGGGCGGGCTGGACGATCCGGGCAAGCCCGCGACGAAGGCGCCGCGCGCGCGCACGCGCAAGCCCTCGGACTCGAAGGCGGCGCCCGCCGAACCACCGCGCGAGAAGTCCTGGCTCGATCGCCGCAAGTGA
- a CDS encoding ROK family protein: MSEIRVGIDLGGTKVEGIALQRRELGGQERHGSREGDGEYVTLARVRRATERDRGYEHILDVTAEVLAETERQAGVKNVARVGIGMPGSLTEAGMVKNANTTALNGRPFRSDLVARLGRPIVFANDANCFALAERVLGAARGARVTFGVIMGTGVGGGIVIADEGAPRVWDGAQGIAGEWGHVALEPERGPACYCGRRGCIETYLSGPFIEKDYLARAGVARRLVDVAAARATDPAARATLEHLTEMFGRALATVVNVLDPDVIVLGGGVSNVDVLYDAGIEALRRWAFTDVLRTRVVKNAVGDSAGVFGAAFLPK, encoded by the coding sequence ATGTCGGAAATTCGTGTGGGGATCGATCTTGGCGGGACCAAGGTCGAGGGCATCGCGCTCCAACGCCGGGAGCTCGGGGGTCAGGAGCGGCACGGGAGCCGTGAGGGGGACGGGGAGTATGTCACCTTGGCCCGCGTGCGGCGCGCGACCGAACGCGATCGGGGTTATGAACACATCCTCGATGTCACCGCGGAGGTGCTCGCGGAGACCGAGCGGCAAGCGGGGGTCAAGAATGTCGCGCGGGTGGGCATCGGCATGCCCGGGAGCTTGACCGAGGCGGGCATGGTCAAAAACGCGAACACCACGGCGCTCAACGGGCGGCCGTTTCGCAGCGACTTGGTCGCGCGCCTCGGCCGGCCCATCGTCTTCGCCAACGACGCCAATTGTTTTGCGCTGGCGGAGCGGGTGCTCGGCGCCGCACGCGGGGCGCGCGTGACCTTCGGCGTGATCATGGGCACGGGCGTGGGCGGCGGCATCGTGATCGCCGACGAGGGCGCGCCGCGGGTTTGGGACGGCGCCCAAGGCATCGCGGGCGAGTGGGGGCATGTCGCGCTCGAGCCCGAGCGCGGCCCCGCGTGCTACTGCGGCCGGCGCGGCTGCATCGAGACGTACCTCAGCGGTCCGTTCATCGAGAAGGACTACCTTGCGCGCGCGGGGGTGGCGCGCCGCTTGGTCGACGTCGCGGCTGCGCGCGCGACCGATCCCGCGGCCCGCGCGACCTTGGAGCACCTCACCGAGATGTTCGGCCGCGCCCTGGCCACGGTGGTCAATGTGCTCGATCCCGACGTGATCGTCCTCGGCGGCGGCGTCTCCAATGTCGATGTCCTCTACGACGCGGGCATCGAGGCGCTGCGCCGCTGGGCCTTCACCGACGTGCTTCGCACGCGCGTCGTGAAAAATGCCGTCGGCGATAGCGCGGGCGTGTTCGGCGCGGCGTTCCTTCCCAAGTAG
- a CDS encoding M4 family metallopeptidase → MGKRIGLLGLVFVGCSSNAGSGDGADAANAANAANAADVTAVQARSVMSLAERMSLESEASWAWSRDPQRGTPEHVVGRSSPLLTGGASAHDATVAFLNRFRDAYAMRDPGNEFVVAHEHRDELGMTHLRMQQVERGVVVKGAEMMVHYDAEGALRVLDANYVPGLDKVDVGPTLTADQALARARAEQATFVKAEAKGFADAANAANAMDAWALDEPRVTVGPELVIHALDQGPAALAYHVVLRSDVPAPHRLDYLIDAHSGAVLRSFDDIETVAGTGLGVLGDTKNIQVTQSGNTYSLTDSTRTPNGIRTYSIANRQTPLPGTLVTSASATGWDRVAQGAGAAVDAHFFAGVVYDYYKTGHNRLGIDGKNGAIISTAHYGSGVVNAFWDGQQMAYGDGNGSTARALSVSLDVVGHELTHGVTQYTSNLAYQGQSGALNESISDIFGSIIEHSYKADDTNNWLLGEGIFTNNKPFRDLAHPDKGQQPAHMSKYVNTTQDNGGVHTNSGIPNNAFYLMTKGGTNDVSKVQVSAGIGWDKAAKLWYRTQTTYLTSNGNFTAAANGNVSAANDLSFTQDEKNIVQCAWIAVGVLQGTCKPITGASGGAGGGDGGGGGTGGGDGTGGGGGNGTGGGGGNGTGGGKGTGAGGNKGSASGNPSGNDDAQFKTTAKGCSVSSSMVEDATSTSYGAILFAAAGLGALVSRRRRAVNVIK, encoded by the coding sequence ATGGGCAAACGAATCGGGCTACTTGGATTGGTATTCGTGGGATGCAGCAGCAACGCGGGCTCGGGCGACGGGGCAGACGCGGCAAATGCGGCAAATGCGGCAAACGCAGCAGACGTGACTGCGGTGCAAGCGCGCTCCGTGATGAGCCTCGCCGAGCGCATGTCCCTCGAGAGCGAAGCTTCCTGGGCGTGGTCCCGCGATCCGCAACGAGGGACACCGGAGCACGTCGTTGGCCGCTCATCACCGCTGCTCACGGGCGGCGCCTCCGCCCACGATGCCACCGTCGCGTTCCTGAATCGGTTTCGGGATGCCTACGCGATGCGCGATCCCGGAAATGAGTTCGTCGTCGCGCACGAGCATCGCGACGAGCTGGGGATGACCCATCTGCGCATGCAGCAGGTGGAGCGCGGCGTGGTGGTCAAGGGCGCCGAGATGATGGTGCACTACGACGCCGAAGGCGCGCTGCGCGTGCTCGACGCCAACTACGTGCCGGGTCTCGACAAGGTCGACGTCGGCCCCACGCTCACCGCCGATCAGGCGCTCGCGCGCGCCCGCGCCGAGCAGGCGACCTTCGTGAAGGCGGAGGCCAAGGGCTTCGCCGACGCGGCGAACGCGGCGAACGCAATGGACGCATGGGCGCTCGACGAGCCGCGCGTGACGGTCGGGCCGGAGCTGGTGATCCATGCGCTCGACCAGGGCCCCGCGGCGCTCGCGTACCACGTGGTGTTGCGCAGCGACGTGCCGGCGCCGCACAGGTTGGACTACCTGATCGACGCGCACTCGGGCGCGGTGCTCCGCAGCTTCGACGACATCGAGACGGTGGCCGGCACCGGATTGGGCGTGCTGGGCGACACGAAGAACATCCAAGTCACGCAGTCGGGCAACACGTATTCGCTCACCGACAGCACGCGCACCCCAAACGGCATCCGCACCTACTCGATCGCCAACCGCCAGACGCCGCTCCCGGGCACCTTGGTGACCTCGGCCTCCGCCACGGGCTGGGACCGCGTGGCCCAGGGCGCGGGGGCGGCCGTCGACGCGCACTTCTTCGCGGGCGTGGTCTACGACTACTACAAGACGGGCCACAACCGCCTCGGCATCGACGGCAAGAACGGCGCGATCATCTCCACCGCACACTACGGCAGCGGCGTCGTCAACGCCTTCTGGGACGGCCAGCAGATGGCCTACGGCGACGGCAACGGCAGCACCGCGCGCGCCCTGTCGGTGAGCCTCGACGTGGTGGGCCACGAGCTGACCCACGGCGTGACGCAATACACGTCGAACCTCGCGTACCAAGGGCAATCGGGCGCCCTCAACGAGTCGATATCCGACATCTTCGGTTCGATCATCGAGCACAGCTACAAGGCCGACGACACGAACAACTGGCTCTTGGGCGAGGGCATCTTCACGAACAACAAGCCGTTTCGCGATCTCGCGCACCCCGACAAGGGGCAGCAGCCGGCGCACATGTCCAAGTACGTGAACACCACGCAAGACAACGGCGGCGTGCACACGAACTCGGGCATCCCCAACAACGCGTTCTACCTGATGACCAAGGGCGGAACCAACGATGTGTCCAAGGTCCAAGTGTCGGCCGGCATCGGCTGGGACAAAGCCGCCAAGCTCTGGTACCGCACGCAGACGACGTACCTGACGTCGAACGGCAACTTCACGGCCGCCGCCAACGGCAACGTCTCGGCCGCGAACGATTTGAGCTTTACGCAGGACGAGAAGAACATCGTGCAATGTGCATGGATCGCGGTGGGCGTCCTGCAAGGGACCTGCAAGCCCATCACCGGTGCAAGCGGCGGCGCGGGCGGTGGTGACGGCGGTGGTGGTGGTACCGGCGGCGGCGATGGCACGGGCGGCGGTGGTGGCAATGGCACCGGCGGGGGTGGTGGCAACGGCACCGGTGGCGGCAAGGGCACCGGCGCGGGCGGAAACAAGGGCAGCGCCAGCGGCAATCCGAGCGGCAACGACGACGCGCAGTTCAAGACCACCGCCAAGGGTTGCTCGGTCTCATCGTCCATGGTGGAAGACGCCACGAGCACGTCGTACGGCGCCATCCTATTCGCGGCCGCCGGCCTTGGCGCCCTCGTTTCGCGCCGTCGCCGCGCCGTCAACGTCATCAAGTAG